A window of Hymenobacter siberiensis genomic DNA:
CAATCACCGAGGTAATCAAGAGCTGTTTGCCTTGTTTCTGCACGTGCAGCAGGCATTTGTTGGTGTTCACCACTTGCTTGAGGTGAATTTCCTTGTCCGACACCGTAGTGAACGGCGCGTCGGCATAAAACTGCTGGTACAGCGCCCGCGCCTCGTCCTGCGTCAGCTCCGAGGGCGTGTAGACGCTGGCGAAGATGCCCCGCGCGAAATTGCCACGGTAGGGGATGAAGTGAATATCGGCATCCGACTGCGGCTGCAGCTGCGCCAGGCTCTCACCGATTTCGCCGAGGTGCTGGTGCGTGAAGGGCTTGTAGATGGACACGTTGTTGGAGCGCCACGAGAAATGAACCGTTTCCGCCAAGCTCTGGCCCGCGCCGGTCGAGCCGGTGATGGCCGACACGTGGATGTCGTGGGTGAGCTTGCCGGCTTTCGCCAGCGGCAGCAGCGCCAGCTGAATGGCCGTGGCGAAGCACCCCGGGTTGGCAATGCTCTGGGCCTGCTGGATACGGTTTTTGTTCAGCTCCGGCAGGCCGTATACGAACTCGCGACCTTCAAATTCAGCATCGGCCGTCAGGCGGAAATCGTTGCTCAGGTCGATGACGTGGGTGGTTGCGGGCAGGGCGTTTTTAAGCAGCCAGGCTTTGGAGTTGCCGTGGCCCAGGCACAGAAACACCACGTCCTCATCGCCGGCCAGCTCGGAGGCGAACACCAAATCGGTTTCGCCCACCAAATCGTCGTGCACCTGGTGCACCTGGTTGCCGGCGTTCGACGAGCTCACGATGCCGCCTAGCTCCACGAACTCGTGGTGCAGCAGAATGCGGATAAGCTCGCCGGCGGTGTAGCCGGCCCCGCCCACGATGCCGGCGATGATTTTGGTGTTTTGCATGGCGTAGCGCGGACTTTTAGTCCGCGGGTATGTGGAATCGGCGAACCCGGTTGAGAGTAGGGATGGACAGTATGCTAGCGGTCAGACCCGCGGACTAAAAGTCCGCGCTACTCGTTTAAACTAGCGCTAATCTTCAGTTGATTACCGAAAATCTTGATGAAACCACGCGCATCCCGCGCATCCCAGGCATTATTCTCTTCCCCATACGTGGCCACTTTCGACTGCATCATATCATACTTAGACTCGATGCCGAGCAGCTCGAACCGGTAGGGGTGGAGCTGTACGAACACCTTACCCGATACGCGGTTCTGCGACGATTGCAGGAACGCCTCCATGTCGCGCATCACCGGGTCGAGGTACTGGGCCTCGTGCAACAGCGTGCCGTACCAGTTGGCGATGTAGTCCTTGTGCAGCAGCTGCCAGCGGGTGCTGGTGTGCTTCTCCAGCAGGTGGTGCGCCTTGATGAGCATGAGCGGCGCGGGCGCCTCAAAGCCCACGCGGCCCTTGATACCCAGGATGGTATCGCCCACATGCGTGTCGCGGCCAATGGCGAAAGCCGAACCCAGTTCGTTCAGCTTCTGAATCAGGGCTACTGGGTCCATCGTCTCACCATTCAGGGCCACGGGCTCACCTTTCTCGAAGGTGATTTCCACGCGCTCCGAATCGTGCCGCTGCAATTGCGACGGGTAGGCGCTTTCCGGCAAAGCTTCGTGCGAAGTCAGCGTTTCAACACCGCCCACGCTGGTGCCCCAGATGCCTTTATTAATGGAATATTTCACCTTCTCCCAGCTCATCTCGAAGCCCTGTTTTTGTAGGTACTCAATCTCGGCCTGGCGCGACAGTTTCAGGTCGCGGATGGGCGTGAGAATCTCCGTTTTGGGCGAAATAACCGAAAAAGCCACGTCGAAGCGCACCTGGTCGTTGCCAGCTCCGGTGCTGCCGTGCACGATGTAGTCGGCCTCGTTGGCGCGGGCATACTCGGCAATGGCCAGCGATTGGAACATGCGCTCGGCGCTCACGCTCAGCGGGTACGTGTCGTTTTTTAGCACGTTGCCGAACAGCAGGTAGCGCAGGCAGTCTTGGTAAAAGCGGGTGGTTACGTCAATCACCTCGTGCTTCACCGAACCCAGCTCGTAGGCGCGCTTCTCGATGGCGGACAGCTCCTCGGCCGTGAAGCCACCGGAGTTGACGATGACGGTGTGCACTTCCAAATCAAGGTCGCGCGACAAATACACGGCGCAAAACGAGGTGTCGAGGCCGCCGCTGTAGGCAAGTATGGCTTTTTTCTTCATTTTTCGAGTGTGCGGTAAGCTTTAGCTTGCCATTGGATAGTTAAGATGTTAGCAGGGACACGGCCCTGCGGTGCCGGCGAAAGCTTACCGCACAAGCTAGGAAGCCGATTCTGTTTTCTGGTCCAGGGCCGCAAAATCGGGTGCCTGCAACTGCACCAGCTGCTTTTCGGGCGTGTCATACAGCATACCCGTGCAGAGGCACAGCTTGCGCTCATTCTCCATCAGGATGCTATAGTTTTTGCAGCTTTTGCAGCCTTTCCAGAAGTCTTCACTGGTGGTCAGCTCCGAGAAGGTAACGGGCTCGTAGCCGAGGTCGGTGTTGATTTTCATCACGGCCAGACTGGTCGTGATGCCGAAAATCTTGGCCTGCGGGTACTTGCTGCGCGACAGCTCGAACACGGCCTGCTTGATGGCCTTGCCTACGCCACCTTTGCGGATTTCGGCGTTCACAATCAGGCCGGAGTTAACGACAAAGGTCTTGTCATCAAAGGTTTCGATGTAGCAAAACCCCGCAAGCTCGCCATCGACGAAGGCGATGATGCCGTCGCCGCTGGCCATTTTCGTGGCCACATAGGCCGGCTCGCGCTTGGCGATGCCGGTGCCCCGCGTTTTGGCCGACTCGACGTACCACTGGCATAATTGTTCAGCGTACTGTGCGTCCGCTGCAGTTGCAACCCGAATTGTCATTGATTATTAGAAACTTAGGGATAGATGCGCGGCTGTCCGGAAAACCCGCATTGCTACACGGTGATTTCCTGCTAAAGCCCAAACCTGTCTGTAAGTTGAGCGGATACTAGCCCGGCTCAAAAGGGGCTGGCCAAGGGGCCAACATGCGGCTGCTGAAGCCGCTAGGGTCGTCGCACCAGCGCGCAAGTCGTTTGGCACACGCCGGCTGCACCCGGCCGAACGGCGGAGGCGAGCATGGAAGACGTGGAAACGAGGAGGGGCATGATGAAAGTCAAAGTGATTCGGCGCTTTAACGAAGCAGCGAACCAAGTGGTTCAATTCTGGCACAAATGTAAAAGCTCCTACTTTTGCCTGCAACCTTTCCGGTGGTTTTTTTAAAATAGCACTTGCCCGACGCTGGGTTTGCGCGTATGTGAAGTAGTGATGAAATCCAAATTAAAAATATTTAAAATAGGTGGCGGTATAATTGACAGCGAGGCTGATTTGTGGGAATTCGTGCGCTTGTTTTCCAAAATTAGGGGGCCGAAAATTCTGGTGCACGGCGGTGGTAAAGGCGCCAGCGAAATGATGAAAAATCTGGGCATCGCCCCGCGCATGATAAATGGCCGCCGCATTACCGACGCCGACACGCTGGATTTAGTAACCATGTTTTACGCCGGCAAGACCAACAAGCAAATTGTGGTAGCGCTGCAAAGCCATGGCGTCAACGCGTTGGGCCTCAGTGGTGCCGATGGCAACGTGATTCAGGCCGTGAAGCGCCCGGTGCGTGATATCGACTACGGTTTCGTAGGCGACCTGAGCGAGGCCAGTGTAAATACAGAGTTGGTGCATCAGTTTCTGACGCTCGGTTTGACGCCGGTTTTCTGCCCGATTAATCATGACGGCCACGGCCAGCTATTAAATACCAATGCCGATACCATTGCCGCTTCCGTCGCCAAAGCGTTAAGTAAGAAATATGCAGTAGCATTACATTTCTGCTTTGAAAAGCGCGGCGTGCTCACGGATATTAACGACGATGATTCCGTAATTATGAAAATTAATCTTGCGGATTACGCCGAATTAAAAGAAAGCGGCATTATCGCCGACGGCATGCTGCCCAAATTAGAAAATGCGTTTGACGCGCTGCAATTCGGCGTTGATAAAGTTGTTATCGAACACGCGCTGCACATCAATGAGGATTTGAAAACGACGCTATGGCTGAATTAATTGAGCAACTGAACAATGATGCCGTTGATTTATTAATCCGGCTCATAAAAACACCCTCTTTCTCCCGCGAAGAGGCTGGCACTGCCACGCTAATTCAGGAGTTTCTATTGGCGCACGGAGTAGCAGCGAAGCGGCAGCAGAATAACGTATGGGCCGTTTCGGCGCATTTTGACGCGAGCAAACCAACGGTATTACTCAACTCGCACCACGACACGGTGAAGCCCGGTGCGGGCTGGACGGCCGACCCATTTGGCGCAGCTCTGAACGGGAATAAATTAACCGGTTTGGGTAGTAATGATGCGGGCGCTTCGGCCGTGAGTTTGCTGGCGACATTCCTTTATTTTCAGAATAAATCGAATGCCTTTAATCTGATATGTGCCATCACCGCCGAGGAGGAGATTTCGGGTGCCAATGGCATCCGTAGCGTGCTGCTGGAATTAGGGAAAATTGACCTGGGAATTGTGGGTGAGCCCACAGGGATGAATCTGGCAATCGCCGAAAAGGGTCTGATTGTGCTGGACTGTACTACCAATGGTAAAACCGGCCACGCCGCCCGCGAGGAAGGTGAGAATGCCCTCTACAAAGCGTTGGATGATATTCAGTGGCTGCGGGGCTTTCCGTTTCCTGATGTGTCGCCGCTGCTGGGGCCGGTGAAAATGACGGTGACGCAAATTAGCGCCGGTACGCAGCACAATGTGGTGCCGGATAGGTGCCAGTTCGTAATCGACGTGCGAACGAATGAGTTGTACCAGAACCAGGAAATTGTTGATTTCCTGCGGGAGAAATTGCAGTCGGAAATTGTGCCGCGCTCCACGCATTTAAATTCCTCATGCATCAGTGAAAATCATCCGCTAATTCAGAAGGGGTTGGCGATGGGTAAGATGACTTATGGCTCGCCGACGCTGTCGGACCAGTCGATGATGCCGTTTGAAACGCTGAAAATGGGGCCCGGCGAAAGTGCCCGCTCGCACACGCCGGACGAGTTTATCTTGGTGAGCGAGATTCGAGCGGGAATTCGGGATTATATTGAATTGCTGGAGGGTTTCAGGTTTTAAAATAGGTTGAACAAAACCAAATCGTCATGCTGAGCTTGCCGAAGCATCTCTACTGCGCAAGTAATCCAATCAGCAGGGTTTACTCTGCGCGGTAGAGATGCTTCGACAAGCTCAGCATGACGTTCTACATGAATTTAGAGAATAGCGCACTATGAAAATTTGGGAAAAAGGGTTTTCGGTAAACGATACCATCGAAAAATTCACGGTGGGCCAGGACCGGGTGCTGGATATGTACCTCGCGCCGTTCGATATGCTGGCCTCGAAAGCCCAGGCCAATATGCTGGCTAAAGTGGGCATGATTTCGGAAGCGGAACGGCAGGAGCTTATTATCGGGCTCGATGAGCTGCTGGCGCAGGTGGCCGCCGGCACGTTTCAGATTGAGGATGACTTTGAGGACGTGCATTCCAAGATTGAATCTTACCTAACCGAGAAATTCGGTGATGCGGGCAAGAAAATTCACACCGCCCGCTCGCGGAATGACCAGGTTTTGACGGCTATCCAGCTTTTCCTGAAGGATTATGCCGAGCAGATTTCGGCCAAAATAGTGGCCTTGGTGGAAGTGCTGCTGCAAAAGGCCGAAGCCCACAAAAATGACCTGCTGCCGGGTTACACGCACTTTCAGGCGGCAATGCCGAGCAGCTTCGGGCTGTGGTTTTCGGCTTATGCCGAGCATTTGCTGTTGGATTTGGCGCTGTTTGAGGCGGCCCACAAAGTGGCCGACCAGAACCCGCTGGGCTCGGGCGCGGGCTTTGGCAGCAGCTTCCCGATTGACCGCGAAATGACGACTCGGGAAATGGGTTTTGGCAGCGTGGCCGTGAGCAGCGTGGGCGCGCAGATGCTGCGCGGCAAAACCGAGAAAACACTGGCCTTTGCCATTGCGGGCGCGGCCGGCACACTGGGCAAGCTGGCGTATGATTTGGTGCTGTACAACAGCCAGGATTTGGGCTTTGTGAACCTGCCCAAGGAATTCACGACGGGTTCGAGCATCATGCCACACAAGAAAAACCCTGACGTGTTTGAGCTGGTGCGCGGCCATGCCAACCGCCTGCAGGCGCTGCCTAACGACATTATCCTGGCCACCAGTAACCTGCCCAGCGGCTACCACCGCGACTTCCAACTGCTGAAGGAGCTGCTGTTCGGGCCGATGATGCAGTTTGCCGACCTGCTGGATATGCTTTTGTTTGCGCTGCCCGAAATCAAGATTAAAGAGGGCGTGATTGAGCAGGCGAAATACGACCCGATATTTTCGGTCGAGAATATCAATCAATTAATTATCGCCGGTGTGCCGTTTCGCGATGCGTACCAGCAGGTGGGGCGCAGCGTGGAGGATGGCAGCTACGTGCCGCACCGCGAGTTTCAGACCACCCATCTGGGGAGCATTCACAATTTGGGACTAGCAGAAATCGCGGCCAAAGTGGCGCGGTGGAAGGAGGGGAGCGAGCTGTTCAAATAAGTAGTGAAAACTCGAACAGGAGTTCGTGGATGCCGCCATCTCCGCCGGAGCGAGCTGTTCAAATAAGTAGTGAAAACCTGCTGGCGACGAGCCGGCGGTATTATTGGTGAATTCCTGAGCAGCTCTGGTGCGGAAACGTGCCGGAGCTGCTTGCTTGGCCGTGTAGCCACAGATTCTGCACAGAATTAGCGCAGTAGCGCACTGTAGTTTTACAGATTATTCTGCAGTTACTTCTGGTATGTTTTCTCGATTTTCGTTTTGGTGGTTTAGTAGCTGTTGGCTGGCGGTGCTGGTTGCGGCGGGGGTGCCCACGGCCAGCTACGCCCAGGCCCTGCGCGTGCAGGTGCGCGACTCGCTACGCCACGAGCCCCTGATTGGGGCCAGCGTGGTGGTGCCGGGCACGGGCGTGGGGGCGGCCACCGATGCTACGGGGATGGCCGTGCTCACGCCCGCCCCAGCAGCCGGCAAAATCCTGCTCATCAGCGCATTGGGCTACCGGACGCGCTTCGTGGTGGCCCCGGCGGCAGGGGCGGGGCTGCTGCTGCTGCTGGCCCCGGGCGGCGTGGCGATTGAGCAGGAAGTGCTGGTAACGGCTACCCGCACCAACTCGCGCATCGAGGACCTGCCCACCCGCGTGGAGGTGCTGGGGGCCGAGGAGATGGAGGAGGAAAGCAGCATCAGGCCGGCCAGCATTGCCAGCTTGTTTGGCGATATCGCGGGCACCCAGATTCAGCCCACTTCGCCCACCACCGGCAACCTGGATTTGCGCCTGCAGGGCCTGCCGGGGCAGTACACTCAGATTTTGCGCGACGGTCTGCCGCTGTACGGCGGCTTCGCGGGCTCGTTTGGGCTGCTCACGGTACCGCCGCTCGATTTGCGGCAGGTGGAATTAATCAAGGGCTCGAATTCGACGCTGTATGGTGGCGGGGCCATTGCCGGGCTGGTGAACCTGGTGAGTAAAACGCCCACGCTGGGCACGCCGCAGTACGCCGCCAGCTTCAACCAGACCACGTTGCGCGAGACGGATTTGAACGGGTTCGCGGCTCGGCGTGGGCGGCGCTGGGGCTACTCGGTCTTTGCGGGGCTCGTCAATCAAAAGGAAAAAGACGTGGACGGCGACGGCTTCGTGGACGTGCCCCGGGTGCATAGCTTCAACCTGCACCCGCGCCTGTTTTTCTATCCCAACACCCATAGCCAGGTGGCGCTGGGCTACACCGGTATGCTGGAAAATCGCCGGGCCGGCGATATTGTGGTACTGCAAAAGGGCTACGACCCGGTGGGCGGCCACACATTCTACATCGATAATACCAGCCTGCGCAACACCGCCGACCTGCTGTATACCAACGACAGCCTGGCCGGCGGCCGTCTCACCGTCAAGGGCACCATCACGGATTTTATCCGCGACGTGAACACCAATTCCAATGCTTTCACCGCCTACCAGACCACCTACTACACCGAGGCCAGCTACCTGCACGCGGCCGGCCCGCGCCACACCCTGGTAGTGGGCCTGAACGCCAACGGCGAGCAGCTGGCCTCCTTCAACCGCAGCGCCACGCCGCTGCGCAGCCCCTACACCTACCACACGCTGGGCGCGTTTGTCCAGGACGACTGGCGCGTACTGCCGCGCCTGAGCCTGCAAGCCGGCCTGCGCCTCGACCACCATAACCAGTATGGGACCTTTGTACTGCCCCGGCTGGCCCTGCTCTACAAAGCCAGCCCGGCCGTGACGGCCCGCCTCAACGCCGGCCTGGGCTACCGCGCCCCGGTGCCCTACATCAACAGCCTCGACGAGCGAAATTATCACTTGGTAAAGGCGCTACAAGGCGTGAGCGCCGAAACTTCCTTTGGCCTGAACGGCGACGTGAACTACCAGCGCACCTTCGACGGCTTCGACGAGCCGCTGGTGCTGAGCGTGAATCAGTCATTTTTCTTCACTCGTGTAGGCAATCCGTTGGTGCTGAATGGGCTGGGTTTTACGGGGCCATTTCAGGCCAATTACCTTACCTGGCAGAATGCCGCGGCTCCGCTCTCCACGCGCGGCCTCGAAACCTACGTGCGCCTGCGGGCCGACGAGACCGAGCTCTACCTCGGCTACGTTTTCACCGATGCCCGCCGGCAGTACGATGCTCTGAACCCGCACCTGCCGCTGGCCGCCCGGCACAAGTTTGCGGCCGTAGGGTTGGTGGAGTTCACCGATGCGCTCAGTGCCGGCCTCGAAGCCTCCTATATTGGCCAGCAATACCTGTCCGATGGGCATACCACGCCCGGCTACCCGCTGTTTGCCGCGCTGCTGCGCTACCACGCGGGCAATTTTACGTTGGCTCTGAATGGCGAAAACCTGTTCGACTACCGCCAGACGCGCCAGGAAAAAGTAGTGCTCGCTCCGCTGGACAACCCGGTTTTCCGCGAGCTGTGGGCGCCTGTGGAAGGCCGCGTGTTCAACGTGTCGCTGACGTGGCGCTGGGCTAAACCCTAAAGGCCGCCCGCGCTCGAAAGCTCAGGCGGCCCATGGTCAACTAATTGCCCGGATTGTAGCTACTGCGTAATGCGCTGGCTGAACGAGCCCGCCGCCGATACCAGCCGCACAATGTAGATGCCCGTGGGCAGCGTGCGCAGGTCGAGCAGCCAGCGGCCGGGCTGGCCGGCTTGGGGCGTGCAGGTCATCTGCTGGCTGCGGCCCAGGGCATCGAATACGCGCACGGTAGCTGGGCCGGTAGCCAGCACTTCGGCGGGCAGGCTGGTGCTCACCACCCACTGGTGGGCCTGGCTGCCGGGGTACACGGCTAGCTCCTCGGCGTTGGCGCTGCCCGGGCGCACCACCTGCA
This region includes:
- the argC gene encoding N-acetyl-gamma-glutamyl-phosphate reductase yields the protein MQNTKIIAGIVGGAGYTAGELIRILLHHEFVELGGIVSSSNAGNQVHQVHDDLVGETDLVFASELAGDEDVVFLCLGHGNSKAWLLKNALPATTHVIDLSNDFRLTADAEFEGREFVYGLPELNKNRIQQAQSIANPGCFATAIQLALLPLAKAGKLTHDIHVSAITGSTGAGQSLAETVHFSWRSNNVSIYKPFTHQHLGEIGESLAQLQPQSDADIHFIPYRGNFARGIFASVYTPSELTQDEARALYQQFYADAPFTTVSDKEIHLKQVVNTNKCLLHVQKQGKQLLITSVIDNLVKGASGQAVQNMNLLFGLPETTGLMSKASFF
- the argG gene encoding argininosuccinate synthase, which translates into the protein MKKKAILAYSGGLDTSFCAVYLSRDLDLEVHTVIVNSGGFTAEELSAIEKRAYELGSVKHEVIDVTTRFYQDCLRYLLFGNVLKNDTYPLSVSAERMFQSLAIAEYARANEADYIVHGSTGAGNDQVRFDVAFSVISPKTEILTPIRDLKLSRQAEIEYLQKQGFEMSWEKVKYSINKGIWGTSVGGVETLTSHEALPESAYPSQLQRHDSERVEITFEKGEPVALNGETMDPVALIQKLNELGSAFAIGRDTHVGDTILGIKGRVGFEAPAPLMLIKAHHLLEKHTSTRWQLLHKDYIANWYGTLLHEAQYLDPVMRDMEAFLQSSQNRVSGKVFVQLHPYRFELLGIESKYDMMQSKVATYGEENNAWDARDARGFIKIFGNQLKISASLNE
- a CDS encoding GNAT family N-acetyltransferase; this encodes MTIRVATAADAQYAEQLCQWYVESAKTRGTGIAKREPAYVATKMASGDGIIAFVDGELAGFCYIETFDDKTFVVNSGLIVNAEIRKGGVGKAIKQAVFELSRSKYPQAKIFGITTSLAVMKINTDLGYEPVTFSELTTSEDFWKGCKSCKNYSILMENERKLCLCTGMLYDTPEKQLVQLQAPDFAALDQKTESAS
- the argB gene encoding acetylglutamate kinase, producing MKSKLKIFKIGGGIIDSEADLWEFVRLFSKIRGPKILVHGGGKGASEMMKNLGIAPRMINGRRITDADTLDLVTMFYAGKTNKQIVVALQSHGVNALGLSGADGNVIQAVKRPVRDIDYGFVGDLSEASVNTELVHQFLTLGLTPVFCPINHDGHGQLLNTNADTIAASVAKALSKKYAVALHFCFEKRGVLTDINDDDSVIMKINLADYAELKESGIIADGMLPKLENAFDALQFGVDKVVIEHALHINEDLKTTLWLN
- a CDS encoding M20 family metallo-hydrolase → MAELIEQLNNDAVDLLIRLIKTPSFSREEAGTATLIQEFLLAHGVAAKRQQNNVWAVSAHFDASKPTVLLNSHHDTVKPGAGWTADPFGAALNGNKLTGLGSNDAGASAVSLLATFLYFQNKSNAFNLICAITAEEEISGANGIRSVLLELGKIDLGIVGEPTGMNLAIAEKGLIVLDCTTNGKTGHAAREEGENALYKALDDIQWLRGFPFPDVSPLLGPVKMTVTQISAGTQHNVVPDRCQFVIDVRTNELYQNQEIVDFLREKLQSEIVPRSTHLNSSCISENHPLIQKGLAMGKMTYGSPTLSDQSMMPFETLKMGPGESARSHTPDEFILVSEIRAGIRDYIELLEGFRF
- the argH gene encoding argininosuccinate lyase: MKIWEKGFSVNDTIEKFTVGQDRVLDMYLAPFDMLASKAQANMLAKVGMISEAERQELIIGLDELLAQVAAGTFQIEDDFEDVHSKIESYLTEKFGDAGKKIHTARSRNDQVLTAIQLFLKDYAEQISAKIVALVEVLLQKAEAHKNDLLPGYTHFQAAMPSSFGLWFSAYAEHLLLDLALFEAAHKVADQNPLGSGAGFGSSFPIDREMTTREMGFGSVAVSSVGAQMLRGKTEKTLAFAIAGAAGTLGKLAYDLVLYNSQDLGFVNLPKEFTTGSSIMPHKKNPDVFELVRGHANRLQALPNDIILATSNLPSGYHRDFQLLKELLFGPMMQFADLLDMLLFALPEIKIKEGVIEQAKYDPIFSVENINQLIIAGVPFRDAYQQVGRSVEDGSYVPHREFQTTHLGSIHNLGLAEIAAKVARWKEGSELFK
- a CDS encoding TonB-dependent receptor, giving the protein MFSRFSFWWFSSCWLAVLVAAGVPTASYAQALRVQVRDSLRHEPLIGASVVVPGTGVGAATDATGMAVLTPAPAAGKILLISALGYRTRFVVAPAAGAGLLLLLAPGGVAIEQEVLVTATRTNSRIEDLPTRVEVLGAEEMEEESSIRPASIASLFGDIAGTQIQPTSPTTGNLDLRLQGLPGQYTQILRDGLPLYGGFAGSFGLLTVPPLDLRQVELIKGSNSTLYGGGAIAGLVNLVSKTPTLGTPQYAASFNQTTLRETDLNGFAARRGRRWGYSVFAGLVNQKEKDVDGDGFVDVPRVHSFNLHPRLFFYPNTHSQVALGYTGMLENRRAGDIVVLQKGYDPVGGHTFYIDNTSLRNTADLLYTNDSLAGGRLTVKGTITDFIRDVNTNSNAFTAYQTTYYTEASYLHAAGPRHTLVVGLNANGEQLASFNRSATPLRSPYTYHTLGAFVQDDWRVLPRLSLQAGLRLDHHNQYGTFVLPRLALLYKASPAVTARLNAGLGYRAPVPYINSLDERNYHLVKALQGVSAETSFGLNGDVNYQRTFDGFDEPLVLSVNQSFFFTRVGNPLVLNGLGFTGPFQANYLTWQNAAAPLSTRGLETYVRLRADETELYLGYVFTDARRQYDALNPHLPLAARHKFAAVGLVEFTDALSAGLEASYIGQQYLSDGHTTPGYPLFAALLRYHAGNFTLALNGENLFDYRQTRQEKVVLAPLDNPVFRELWAPVEGRVFNVSLTWRWAKP